The Centroberyx gerrardi isolate f3 chromosome 12, fCenGer3.hap1.cur.20231027, whole genome shotgun sequence genome has a window encoding:
- the nipal2 gene encoding NIPA-like protein 2 — MANSSSPNATPPVTSSSHLTDIRENPLRTYLLGIIISICGNVLISISLNIQKYAHVRQSQRGSKPYYTSMLWWCGVVLMGVGELGNFAAYGFAPASLIAPLGCVSVIASAVISVVFLKETLRASDILGGTLAVAGTYLLVTFAPHTSTHITAHLVQYYAISWHFLLYLFIEVIVFCVLLYLYKRRNVKHIVIVMLLVALLASLTVISVKAVSGMITESLKGHLQLIYPIFYVMLVVMVASCAFQIKFLNQAMKMFDATEVVPINFVFFTASAIVAGIVFYQEFEGLALLNIFMFLFGCLLSFLGVFLIARNRPKIKHQDRTFIAMDKIPGRRHTDKVQPEAKTLTYGSLAAKLMCNRAGQTDDS; from the exons ATGGCGAATTCCAGTTCTCCAAATGCGACTCCTCctgtcacctcctcctctcacctcactGACATCCGGGAAAATCCACTCCGG ACCTATCTCCTGGGAATCATCATCTCAATATGTGGGAACGTCCTCATCAGCATTTCACTCAACATACAG AAATACGCCCATGTTCGCCAGTCTCAGCGTGGCTCCAAGCCCTACTACACCTCCATGCTGTGGTGGTGCGGTGTGGTTCTCATGGGTGTCGGGGAACTGGGGAACTTTGCCGCCTACGGCTTTGCCCCGGCATCACTCATAGCCCCACTGGGCTGCGTGTCTGTCATAG CCAGCGCTGTCATATCTGTGGTTTTCCTCAAGGAAACGCTGCGCGCCTCTGACATTCTTG GTGGCACCCTGGCAGTGGCAGGAACATACCTCCTGGTGACCTTTGCCCcccacacttccacacacatcACAGCCCATCTGGTCCAGTACTATGCCATCAGCTGGCACTTCCTGCTTTATCTT tTTATAGAGGTCATAGTCTTCTGCGTCCTGCTCTATCTGTACAAGAGGAGgaatgtgaagcacattgtcaTTGTGATGCTGCTGGTGGCCCTGCTCG CCTCTCTGACAGTCATCTCGGTCAAAGCGGTGTCAGGGATGATCACAGAGTCTCTAAAAGGCCATCTGCAGCTCATCTACCCCATCTTCTACGTCATGCTCGTCGTCATGGTTGCCTCCTGCGCCTTCCAGATCAA aTTTCTCAATCAGgcaatgaaaatgtttgatgCCACAGAGGTGGTTCCTATTAACTTTGTGTTCTTCACTGCAAGTGCCATAGTCGCAG GGATAGTGTTCTACCAGGAATTTGAAGGACTGGCTTTACTGAACATTTTCATGTTCCTTTTTGG TTGTCTTCTGTCGTTCCTGGGAGTTTTCCTGATAGCCAGAAACAGACCAAAGATAAAGCATCAAGACCGGACCTTTATCGCAATGGATAAAATCCCTG ggagaagacacacagacaaagtcCAGCCCGAGGCAAAGACTCTGACATACGGATCGCTGGCAGCCAAACTCATGTGCAACAGAGCCGGCCAAACAGACGATTCATAG